AAATGTGCACTGAAAATATTGtcagaaaatttaattgaatagtTTCTAACTACTGTTATTTACACTGCGCTGCCAAGAGAGCTTAAAGTTCCATAGCTCAACCTCCGAATTGCTGAGTATCTTCATAAATAATATTCCCTTTCTCGAGCCACATATCGACAGTTACCTAACAACCAAACCGAAAACAGTAGCTATTTGCGACTTATCAAACTTTAGAGAGCAGTGAATCGAACAAATCAGTtcttcaaacaaacaaatttcagtaacctcttataacgggtgatttttttgaggttaggattttcatgcattagtatttgacagatcacgtgggatttcagacatggtgtcaaagagaaagatgctcagtatgctttgacatttcatcatgaatagacttactaacgagcaacgcttgcaaatcattgaattttattaccaaaatcagtgttcggttcgaaatgtgtttcgcgcgcgtgttttgttcagcgatgaggctcatttctggttgaatggctacgtaaataagcaaaattgccgcatttggggtgaagagcaaccagaagccgttcaagaactgcccatgcatcccgaaaaatgcactgtttggtgtggtttgtacgctggtggaatcattggaccgtattttttcaaagatgctgttggacgcaacgttacggtgaatggcgatcgctatcgttcgatgctaacaaactttttgttgccaaaaatggaagaactgaacttggttgacatgtggtttcaacaagatggcgctacatgccacacagctcgcgattctatggccattttgagggaaaacttcggacaacaattcatctcaagaaatgggcccgtaagttggccaccaagatcatgcgatttaacgcctttagactatttttgtggggctacgtcaagtctaaagtctacagaaataagccagcaactattccagctttggaagacaacatttccgaagaaattcgggctattccggccgaaatgctcgaaaaagttgcccaaaattggactttccgaatggaccacctaagacgcagccgcggtcaacatttaaatgaaattatcttcaaaaagtaaatgtcatgaaccaatctaacgtttcaaataaagaaccgatgagattttgcaaattttatgcgtttttttttttttaaaaaagttatcaagctcttaaaaaatcaccctttaatacTCGCACTTTTTGGAGAAAAATACGTGTAGACCAGTGTAGATCAAATGAATCAATAATTTATAACTGTTATTGCAATgaattgatattttaatataattcacAAAGGAATGAAATGAAGTGGCCAAAGAcccgaaaatttgtttttagaatTAAGTGTAATCGCAatgaactttatttattttcctcaACTGATACATTGATGCTATTTTTATAAAACGAGtactatttttatttcgatAACAACAAACTTGTGTTTAACACACAATTAACCTTGTATTTCTCAAAAAGTTTGgcataaaaatttttcgaattgcGGGCGTCTCAGGTTCGTCTAGAGCATGTTCTGCTTGATAATCCATCACTGTCAGCCAGTGTCTTCTTATTCTACGCTACGATATTTACTTCTCTTGCTTGTTTACTCTTTTTACTTATGGAAACTGCTGAGGCCGCGACTTGTTGCTAATACGCTTTGAAAAGGGTGTAGCGTCTGAAGCGCATGCGCTGACAATCACGCTGGATTATTGCTCGGAATAATGTTGCACAAAATAGCACAACGCAAAAACTGGTTGTTTGTGGTTGCTTAATGTTTGTCTAGTAAAAATATTCAAGTTCAATGCCGGCCATGCAAGCATTGATATTTGCAACAGATTTAAGCAAATATACCgttgaaaataatcaaaaacaaaaaaacaagtgaaataatatttagtaagctggttattaatttttttcataattttgaggtgcaaaaaattacttataaatatgCTGCGAGAAACATAGAAAGATATCAGTTTCCAAAAAGTTTTCTTGCAGCAAACAGTTACAAGCACCAAACGAGcaaaatgttcaaatatgtAAGATATAATTATTTGTGGACTAAGAAATGTGATAATAATCAATCTTTCCAACACAGATTACCTTCGCCGCTCTCTTCGCATTCGCCACCGCTGCTCCCGGTTTCATCGCTCAACCCGTTGTAGCCAAAGTTGGTGCCGTTGTACACACCGTTCCATCTGCCACCTCCCACCAAAGCATCACTCAAGTGCACAATAATGCCCATATTGTTACACCTCTCGTGAAAGCCGTGGCTCCAGTGGTTCATGTTGCTCCAGTTGTGAAGACCTACTCTGCACCTGTCGTTCCAGTAGTCAAAACTGTTGCTCCAGTCGTCCCCGTAGTTCATGCTGCTCCCGTAGTTCCAGTTATGAAGACTTACTCCACCCCGATGGTTCATCATGTTCCGGTTGTGAAGTCAGTTGTTGCCCCCGTGGTGCCAGTAGTTCATGCCGCACCTGTTGTGAAGACTGTTGTTGCAGCCCCTGTTGCTCACTTTGTTCATCACTAATTGTACTGTGATCTTAGAGttgttgaataaatatataagattTTAATCATGAATTCACTTAGAACTTTATAATTTCTtgaaatgttaaatattataCTCCAATAACTGGCAGTAATATAAGAGGgagtaatataatataattgaaatttggatGAAAGATTTTCTTTTCCATTACaactatttcaaaaacaaaaatcgggaaattttaattttttttgtaaaaatgtcgcccgaaaatccaattttcagtttttttccttcgttcaagttctaAATTAAGATTTGaactattttttcactttagatgatcccaTTAGTAGTTATCCTGCCATCGCGGGCGCATGTTTTTTCCGAggagtcaccggaaatggcgtcgcaatagccgagttcaatatattttttttccaaaaatatcagAATTTCTTTATTAGTAGTGTATGCttgtagcaataaaaaattcttaaatttttggaaaaaatactgttttttacccgagaagactcatgtaaccccttaaagatGCGTGAAATAACTGAGACTGTGGGCATTTGTAAAACCGTGCGCTTATAGTTTGCATGAAATATTGAACCTGAGAGTTTTCGGCGCGATGGGACTCACGTTTACTCACTTCAGACAACAAGCACATTTTTGAGACCATAAAAGAAAAAGATATTTTGaaggaaaacaagaaaaatttggtTGTTTGGACTTTACAATAAGATATGTCGCGTATCAACCGTGGTTTCAGTGCATACTTATCTTGTTGCTCGCGTGGTTCACCATTAAACTTAT
This genomic stretch from Bactrocera dorsalis isolate Fly_Bdor chromosome 5, ASM2337382v1, whole genome shotgun sequence harbors:
- the LOC125778752 gene encoding A-kinase anchor protein 14-like, whose translation is MFKYITFAALFAFATAAPGFIAQPVVAKVGAVVHTVPSATSHQSITQVHNNAHIVTPLVKAVAPVVHVAPVVKTYSAPVVPVVKTVAPVVPVVHAAPVVPVMKTYSTPMVHHVPVVKSVVAPVVPVVHAAPVVKTVVAAPVAHFVHH